The Quercus robur chromosome 3, dhQueRobu3.1, whole genome shotgun sequence DNA segment aaaaaaaaaaaaaaaatcctactttGTAAGTTGTCAACATTAATCACCTATAATTTCTCTCTtaactttaaaataataattgaaaattagattATAATTTTACTTAACCATATTTCGTTTTGTCCAAGATAAAGtagactttatatatatatatatatatatatatataaaagatagtataatataatataatatacatttttttggttaaattttatatttgaacaATTATTTTGATGCTCTATATAAAATTAACCTTGGTTAGTTTTAATTCATAGTTTATGTTTCTaattcatcaaaatattataAGTTTAGTTAGTATTagataaatttattcaattgatatttaaatataaaatattttatttaaatttatcatattagATCTCAAATTATATCGAGCTGGTCTAAATCCCTTATGTGTAGCTGCAATTGATAATGTTCCCAAGACAcgaaagagtaaaaaaaaaaaccctctacTCTTAAGTAGGAGCTCTCTCTCTTGTTCTCTACGAGCATCTCCCTCCCTTAGGTCAGTCCTAAGGGtactattttccttttctttttttctcaaccaTCGAATATGGCAGACGATGTGATTCACTGCTTGGAGAACATGAGGTTAACGGCGGATGAAGAAGAAGTTATTGCAATCTCAGACAAAGGAAGAGAGGCTAAAATAGAGAGTTGCAATTTGAGCCTTATAGGAAAATTTCTTAAGTGCAAAACCTTCAATAAAAAGGCAGCTAAGGGCACTTTAAGGAAAGCTTGGGGTTTAGAAGACAGTCTGCAGATTTTAGAGGTTGGTTCAAATCTATTTCAATTCAAGTTCCAGTCAGAGTTCGATATGATACGAATCCTGAGAGGTGGCCCATGGACTTTCAATAATCAACTGTTGATGCTTACGAAGTGGCAAAAAGGAATGAGTGTAGCGAATGTGAAACTTGATCATGCATCTCTATGGGTCCAAATATGGGGGACTCCCTTTGACATGGCAACCCCTCAGGTAGCAATGGAAGTAGGGAGCCAGTTGGGAATAGTCAAGGAAGTAGAGATGAGGAAGAGACCAGATGACCTTAATCTCTTTCTAAGAGTCCGTGTATCCCTACCTATCACCAAGCCGCTACGTCGAGGTGGATTCATAGTATAGGTTCGGATGGTCAACGCACTTGGGTGAAGTTTAAGTATGAAAGGCTCCCAATGTTTTGCCATTTTTGTGGGCTTCTTGGACATGACCTGCGCCACTGTGCAAGCCACTTTGCACTAGAGAAGAATGAAGGGAAGGTGGAGTATCAATATGGTGACTAGTTAAAAGCTATGGGTGGTCGTCCAAAGGCATTAGCTACAAGGGAGTCGAATCCAGCATCTTTTTCAAGCGACGATCTGGGGGACAACTTGAGGAATGTACCAAGAATGCAACCGGAGATGGGGGAAACAGTTGGCGGCGGCGGCACAGCAAGGAGAAAACCCTACTGTAACTGATCACGACATTTTTGGAAAGCCCGTGAATGCTGGTACAATCACTGATTCTCAGCCGTTTGAATCCGTTGATGACAGAATTAATGATACAAACAAGGAAAGTAATGGAGCTAAACTTATGGTAACAGATAAGGAggatttaaattcaaattcggAAGCAAGTGCAAAGCAATTATTGGATGAAGGTGGGCAGGCCGTGGTAAGGAGTGGGCCTAACTCAACAAGGCCCAAGTCAACGTGGGTACGAATTAAAAGAATGGACTGTGGGTCCAGTTTGCATGAGAAGCCCAGCAACTCAACTATGTTAGGAAAGAGAGGTAATATGCAGTCTGAGGAGTCTGTAACGTGTGGGGACGATGAAGTGC contains these protein-coding regions:
- the LOC126719114 gene encoding uncharacterized protein LOC126719114; its protein translation is MADDVIHCLENMRLTADEEEVIAISDKGREAKIESCNLSLIGKFLKCKTFNKKAAKGTLRKAWGLEDSLQILEVGSNLFQFKFQSEFDMIRILRGGPWTFNNQLLMLTKWQKGMSVANVKLDHASLWVQIWGTPFDMATPQVAMEVGSQLGIVKEVEMRKRPDDLNLFLRVRVSLPITKPLRRGGFIV